A genomic window from Cloacibacillus evryensis DSM 19522 includes:
- a CDS encoding family 1 encapsulin nanocompartment shell protein, giving the protein MDILKRSLAPIAAAAWTEIDKQAADVLRGVLSGRKVADVSDPKGWQCDSISEGTLTLAEESPVEGVNYGVRDVLPLVEIRVPFTLPMWDLDDISRGCKTTDYTPLQEAARQAALFEDTAVFKGLEEAGILGIELEADNDPIEAALDDDSLIKAIYDATQVLATRNVGGPYLFVCSKKVWEKIVTSNTAYPLKKSLEKIVDKIVLSKQYETNFVTSLRGGDSELVVGQDLSIGYQSHTATEVNFYITETFTFRVTTPEAFVELKIAE; this is encoded by the coding sequence ATGGACATTCTTAAAAGATCACTCGCGCCGATAGCGGCGGCGGCATGGACAGAGATAGACAAACAGGCGGCGGACGTACTGCGCGGCGTGCTTAGCGGGCGCAAGGTAGCCGATGTGTCGGATCCGAAGGGCTGGCAGTGCGATTCGATCTCGGAGGGAACGCTTACCCTCGCGGAGGAATCGCCGGTCGAGGGCGTAAACTATGGCGTACGCGACGTACTGCCCCTCGTAGAGATCCGCGTCCCCTTTACCCTGCCGATGTGGGACCTCGACGATATCTCACGCGGCTGCAAGACGACGGACTATACGCCGCTCCAGGAAGCGGCGCGCCAGGCGGCCCTCTTTGAGGACACCGCGGTATTCAAGGGGCTTGAAGAGGCCGGCATCCTCGGGATAGAGCTCGAAGCGGACAACGATCCCATCGAAGCGGCCCTTGATGACGACTCGCTCATCAAAGCGATCTACGACGCGACGCAGGTGCTCGCCACGCGCAACGTCGGCGGCCCCTACCTCTTCGTATGTTCAAAAAAGGTATGGGAGAAGATCGTCACCTCGAACACCGCGTACCCGCTCAAAAAGAGCCTTGAAAAGATCGTTGACAAGATCGTCCTCTCAAAACAGTACGAGACGAACTTCGTCACCTCGCTCCGCGGCGGCGACAGCGAACTCGTGGTCGGACAGGACCTCTCCATCGGCTACCAGTCGCACACCGCGACAGAGGTCAACTTCTACATCACCGAGACCTTCACCTTCCGCGTAACGACGCCGGAGGCCTTCGTCGAACTCAAGATAGCGGAATAA
- a CDS encoding trimeric intracellular cation channel family protein, which translates to MSPIANLSVLEIIGVVSFALLGAHTAVQRRMDLFGITILAFTAACGGGVLRDVVMDRGIPVFFSNYQTVLIVMLSVAAVVAVPQLFRVQWLLIVLDAMGLSFFAVDAGIKAIYLHYNFMQFLFAAVITGIGGGILRDLLAQRVPVIFRHDIYALAAIVGCSFLWFARGMIGLGPAAYAALFIILAVRLVSVYFNINLPLVKIAEIRKGGR; encoded by the coding sequence ATGTCGCCGATAGCCAATCTTAGTGTGCTGGAAATAATCGGCGTCGTGAGCTTTGCCCTGCTCGGCGCGCATACCGCGGTGCAGCGGCGCATGGATCTGTTCGGGATAACGATACTCGCATTTACCGCGGCCTGCGGCGGCGGCGTGCTGCGCGACGTCGTGATGGACAGGGGCATCCCCGTCTTTTTCTCAAATTACCAGACCGTCCTCATCGTGATGCTCTCCGTCGCCGCCGTGGTCGCGGTGCCGCAGCTTTTCCGGGTTCAATGGCTGTTGATCGTGCTCGACGCGATGGGGCTCTCTTTTTTCGCGGTGGACGCGGGGATCAAGGCGATCTACCTGCATTATAATTTTATGCAGTTTCTCTTCGCCGCGGTGATAACCGGCATCGGCGGCGGCATTCTGCGGGATCTGCTCGCGCAGAGGGTGCCGGTCATCTTCCGCCATGATATTTACGCCCTGGCGGCGATCGTTGGCTGTTCTTTCCTCTGGTTCGCGAGGGGGATGATAGGGCTTGGCCCCGCGGCCTACGCGGCGCTTTTCATTATCCTCGCGGTGCGGCTGGTATCGGTCTATTTCAATATCAATCTGCCGCTGGTTAAGATCGCGGAAATAAGAAAGGGAGGCCGCTGA
- a CDS encoding low molecular weight protein-tyrosine-phosphatase, with protein sequence MLKIMFVCHGNICRSPMAEFVMKDIAARRGLADKFLVMSSAASAEEVGSDMHEAARARLREEGVPFERRRAVQLTRADYGKFDYIIGMDGQNIRNILRICGGDPEDKVWKLMDFTDEAGEDVADPWYTGNFTRAYDDIRKGCEALMARLKSDGAV encoded by the coding sequence GTGTTAAAAATAATGTTCGTCTGTCACGGGAATATCTGCCGCAGCCCGATGGCGGAGTTTGTGATGAAGGATATCGCCGCGCGAAGAGGGCTTGCTGATAAATTTCTTGTCATGTCGTCCGCTGCGAGCGCGGAGGAGGTTGGCAGCGACATGCACGAAGCCGCGCGGGCCAGGCTCCGCGAGGAGGGGGTGCCCTTTGAGCGCCGCCGCGCGGTACAGCTGACGCGCGCCGATTATGGAAAGTTCGATTATATTATCGGGATGGATGGGCAGAATATCCGCAATATCCTGCGGATATGCGGCGGCGACCCTGAGGATAAGGTGTGGAAGCTGATGGATTTCACCGACGAGGCGGGGGAGGATGTCGCCGACCCGTGGTATACGGGCAACTTCACGCGCGCCTATGACGATATAAGAAAGGGCTGCGAGGCCCTGATGGCCAGGCTGAAGTCCGATGGGGCCGTCTGA
- a CDS encoding C69 family dipeptidase, producing MASKVPDDKFIIVANDMVTDYADLSDRANFRGTADLKEFAVKHGFAVYGGAEEGVHAGDVNLAASYGENNTKYNTGRRWRGYNLFAPSKKIAMLGYGDSDKTYPMFVTPDRKISAEAVMQFQRDRYQGTSYDLSLAPRVTTLNPEGYDIKETLFYDGAASSAGGSDADRTKTLRPIGFNTQMHTHIVELLPELPPEIGARMWIAMAQSEHSVNLPLYGLIADTCKYDKTVSDKYVPDSSYWQFQNVAYYCRYDRAKYGKAVQDYWRAYELKLSEEQREVEAKMLALYKKDPALARCYITAYVLDTREKAAERAREIRSALLEHIKNSPDGIFKID from the coding sequence TTGGCCTCGAAGGTTCCCGACGATAAGTTCATCATCGTGGCGAACGACATGGTGACGGATTACGCCGACCTTTCCGACAGGGCGAATTTTCGCGGCACGGCTGATCTGAAAGAATTTGCCGTCAAACACGGATTCGCCGTTTACGGCGGAGCCGAAGAGGGAGTCCACGCGGGGGACGTGAATCTCGCCGCCTCTTATGGTGAGAATAACACTAAATACAATACGGGGCGCAGGTGGCGCGGCTATAATCTCTTTGCGCCGTCAAAAAAGATCGCCATGCTGGGCTATGGCGACAGCGACAAGACCTACCCTATGTTTGTAACTCCGGACAGGAAAATATCGGCGGAGGCTGTGATGCAATTTCAGCGTGACCGCTATCAGGGAACCTCCTACGATCTCTCGCTGGCTCCCAGGGTGACTACGCTTAATCCAGAGGGCTATGACATTAAAGAGACGCTTTTTTACGACGGGGCGGCGTCTTCGGCTGGCGGAAGCGACGCCGACAGGACGAAGACGCTGCGGCCAATAGGCTTCAACACGCAGATGCACACGCATATCGTCGAGCTGCTGCCGGAGCTTCCGCCTGAGATCGGCGCGCGTATGTGGATAGCGATGGCGCAGTCGGAGCATTCTGTCAATCTGCCGCTTTACGGCCTCATTGCCGATACCTGTAAATATGATAAGACGGTGAGCGATAAATATGTGCCGGACAGCTCCTATTGGCAGTTTCAGAATGTCGCCTATTACTGCAGATATGACCGCGCGAAGTACGGCAAAGCCGTTCAGGACTATTGGCGCGCCTACGAACTGAAGCTCTCGGAAGAACAGCGGGAGGTGGAAGCGAAAATGCTCGCGCTCTATAAGAAAGATCCGGCGCTGGCCAGGTGCTATATCACCGCCTATGTGCTGGACACGCGTGAAAAGGCGGCCGAGAGGGCCCGTGAGATACGCTCCGCGCTGCTGGAGCATATAAAGAACAGCCCTGACGGGATATTCAAGATAGACTAG